The window CGGCCGACCTCGACGTGAGCGACGTCGAGGTCCCGATGGACGGGTCGGATCCCGGCGCCCGCGCGCTCGCGACCGGCGAGTCGCGCGTCCTCGACGGCGACGACCTGGCCGACGCCGACGGGTGGCTGGCCGACGCCGCCGGGGCCGGCGTCGCGTCGGTGATGGCGATTCCCCTCTCCTACACGGACACCAGCTACGGGGTGCTGTACGTCTGCGCCGACCGGCCGGACGCCTTCGACGAGCGCGAGCGGGTCGTCCTCGACGCGCTGGGCCGGGCCGTCGCCAACGCCGTCAACGCCATCGAGAGCGGGCGCATCCTCACCGCCGACAAGGTCATCGAACTGGCGTTCACCGTCGACGACCCCGACCTCCTGTTCTGCCGGCTGACCGGCCGGACCGACGCCACGATCGAATCGGCCGGCACCGTCACCCAGGAGGAGGGGTCGCTGCGGCTGTACCTGACCGCCGAGGGCGACGACGCGGACACCGTGCTCGAGGCCCTGCAGGCGGACGACGCCGTCACCGAGGCCCGCTGCGTCGCCGAACACGACGGCGAGGCGCTGTTCGACGCCACCGTCACCGAGTCGCTGGTGGCCACGCTGGTCGACCACGGCGCCGTCCCAAAGGCCATCGAGAGCGAGCGCGGCGTGACGCGGTACGACGTCGAGCTCCCCTACGAGGCCGAGGCCCGGGAGGTGTTCGGCCTCGTCCAGGACAACTACGCGAACACGGACCTCGTCGGCTACCACGAGCACGAGCGGCCCGTCCGCACCCAGCAGGAGTTCCGCTCGGCGCTGGCCGACCGGTTCACCGGGCGCCAGGAGACCGCGCTGCGGACGGCCTACCTCGGCGGCTTCTTCGAGTGGCCCCGCGAGGTCGACGGCGACGAGCTCGCCGACGGCATGGACATCTCCCGGCCCACGTATCACCAGCACCTGCGGGCCGCCCAGCGGAAGGTCTTCGAGGAGCTGTTCGAGGGCGAGACGACGGCGCCCAGATAGGGCGGAGGAGAGCGCTACTCGACGAGCCGCTCGATCTCGGTCACCAGCACGTCGCTGGCGCCGACGGCCTTCAGTTCGGTGATGGTCTCGAACACCTCGTCCTCGTCGACGACGGCGTGGACCGCCACGTCGTCCGAGCCGGCCACGTCCATCACGGTCGGCCCGCCCATGCCCGGGAGGACCTCCTTCACGTCGTCTAAGGCGTCCGCGGGGGCGTTCATCATGAGGTAGCGCTTGCCCTCGGCGTCGACCACCGAGCTCAGCGCCGTCGCGACCTGGCGGACCTTCTCGTCGTCGGCGACCTCCTCGCGGGCGAACAGACGGACGGAGGACTGCAGTACCTCGTCGACCACCTCCAGCCTGTTCATCCGCAGGGTCGTGCCCGTCGAGGAGATGTCGACGATGCCGTCGGCGATGTCGACGTGCGGGGTCAGCTCCGTCGCGCCGGAGACCTCCGTGATGTCGACGTCGACGTCCATCTCGTCGAAGTAGTCGCGGGTGACGTTCGGGAACTCCGTGGCGACGCGGCCGCCCTCGAAGTCGTAGACGGTCTCGACGTCGCCGTCCTCCGGCGCCGCCAGCACGAGGCGGCACTTCCCGAAGTCCAGGTCCCGCAGCTCCGCGAGGTCGACCGGGGCCTCGCAGACCTGATCGTAGCCGGTGATCCCCACGTCGGCGGCGCCGTCGGCGACGTACTCCGGGATGTCCGCGGCGCGAGCGTAGAGGATGGTCACGTCGGGGTCGACCGTCTCGGCGTACAGCTGGCGGTCGGCCCCGTCGACGACGTGCAGCCCCGCCCGCTCCAGCAGGTCGACCGACGGGTCGTGCAGGCGCCCCTTGTTGGGCA of the Halomicrobium salinisoli genome contains:
- the hisG gene encoding ATP phosphoribosyltransferase, which translates into the protein MRIAVPNKGRLHDPSVDLLERAGLHVVDGADRQLYAETVDPDVTILYARAADIPEYVADGAADVGITGYDQVCEAPVDLAELRDLDFGKCRLVLAAPEDGDVETVYDFEGGRVATEFPNVTRDYFDEMDVDVDITEVSGATELTPHVDIADGIVDISSTGTTLRMNRLEVVDEVLQSSVRLFAREEVADDEKVRQVATALSSVVDAEGKRYLMMNAPADALDDVKEVLPGMGGPTVMDVAGSDDVAVHAVVDEDEVFETITELKAVGASDVLVTEIERLVE